A genomic region of Denticeps clupeoides chromosome 17, fDenClu1.1, whole genome shotgun sequence contains the following coding sequences:
- the snupn gene encoding snurportin-1, with amino-acid sequence MDELTQALSASFAVSREPNSTSAPHPRLSQYKSKYSVLEQSERRWRFLELQKIKRLNYVNHARRLADGDWTGADSDDEQKEETAEKEEHPDETEEGMEIEQRKKLPKYYANQLMLSEWLVDVPTDLNTDWLLVVCPVGKRSLVVASKGSTAAYTKSGYCVNRFPSMLPGGNRHNSAMGKDYTILDCIYSEVDRTYYILDVMCWRGHPVYDCPTEFRFYWLQSKVAETENLSEIAKRNPFRFIALNSTVCTTEFIQEALSKEYSFNVDGLLFFHRQTHYTPGSTPLVGWLRPYMVSDILGMEVPMNPLTAKPEYASQQLQQILEHKKKSSEVRPAEQDGQYELEHLSTPDKPKKACSPSQKVKSMEC; translated from the exons ATGGATGAACTCACCCAAGCTCTCTCCGCCAGCTTTGCTGTTTCTAGAGAGCCCAACAGCACATCAGCGCCTCACCCCCGGCTTTCCCAGTACAAGAGCAAGTACAGTGTCCTTGAGCAGAGTGAACGGCGGTGGAGGTTTTTGGAGCTGCAGAAAAT aaagagactgaactaTGTCAACCATGCTCGTCGTTTGGCTGATGGAGACTGGACTGGCGCAGATAGCGATGATGAGCAGAAGGAAGAAACGGCAGAAAAGGAAGAGCATCCGGATGAAACAGAAGAGGGCATGGAAATTGAACAGCGCAAAAAGTTGCCAAAGTACTACGCCAACCAG CTGATGCTGTCTGAATGGCTGGTAGATGTTCCTACAGACCTGAACACAGACTGGCTTCTGGTGGTTTGTCCAGTGGGGAAACGCTCTCTTGTTGTGGCCTCCAAG GGTTCCACAGCAGCTTATACCAAAAGTGGGTACTGTGTGAACCGCTTCCCCTCCATGTTACCTGGTGGAAACAGACACAACTCTGCAATGGGAAAAG ATTACACTATACTGGACTGCATTTATAGTGAAGTGGACCGAACCTACTACATCCTAGATGTGATGTGTTGGAGAGGACATCCTGTCTATGACTGTCCG ACTGAGTTCAGGTTTTACTGGCTGCAGTCGAAGGTTGCTGAGACAGAGAACCTATCAGAAATTGCCAAGCGTAATCCT TTTCGATTTATAGCTCTGAACAGCACTGTCTGCACTACAGAGTTCATTCAAGAAGCTCTGTCCAAGGAGTACAGTTTTAAT GTGGACGGCCTCCTCTTCTTCCATCGCCAGACCCATTACACTCCAGGCAGCACCCCGTTAGTGGGCTGGCTAAGGCCCTACATGGTATCAGACATTCTGGGCATGGAGGTCCCCATGAACCCCCTGACCGCTAAACCAGAGTACGCcagccagcagctccagcagatCCTCGAACACAAGAAAAAGTCATCTGAGGTGCGACCTGCTGAGCAGGACGGCCAATATGAATTAGAACACCTCTCCACTCCTGACAAGCCGAAAAAAGCATGCAGTCCCAGTCAAAAAGTGAAGAGCATGGAGTGCTGA